One region of Priestia megaterium genomic DNA includes:
- a CDS encoding DUF420 domain-containing protein, translated as MSKNNEKIVPKSNKNFTGIILTFSVIANVIILLLFFSNIGYQGKVSFDLTIFPRLNAILNSFTFIFLVAALISIFRKNINAHRGFILAAFTSTLLFLVSYLTFHYISTETATFGGEGIVRPIYFFILITHSFLAAIIVPLALFALVWGWTMQVEKHKKIVRWTMPIWLYVSLTGVIVYLFMAPYY; from the coding sequence ATGAGTAAGAATAATGAAAAAATTGTACCGAAAAGTAATAAAAACTTTACCGGTATTATTCTTACCTTTTCAGTGATAGCGAATGTTATTATCTTACTGCTATTCTTTTCGAATATTGGCTATCAAGGAAAAGTAAGTTTTGATTTGACTATCTTTCCACGGTTAAATGCTATTTTGAATAGTTTTACGTTTATTTTTTTAGTTGCAGCGTTGATTTCAATCTTTAGAAAAAACATCAATGCTCATAGAGGGTTTATCTTAGCGGCATTCACTTCTACACTGCTCTTTTTAGTTTCATATTTAACGTTCCACTATATCTCAACGGAAACAGCTACGTTTGGTGGAGAAGGAATTGTTCGTCCCATTTACTTCTTTATTTTGATCACACACAGTTTCTTAGCAGCGATTATCGTTCCGCTGGCACTGTTTGCACTTGTGTGGGGCTGGACAATGCAAGTTGAAAAACATAAAAAAATTGTGCGATGGACAATGCCAATCTGGCTTTATGTAAGCCTTACAGGTGTAATTGTCTACTTATTTATGGCTCCTTACTATTAA
- a CDS encoding bifunctional folylpolyglutamate synthase/dihydrofolate synthase, with product MITTYEEALDWIHNRLRFGIKPGLERMEWMLEQLDFPQQNINAIHVAGTNGKGSTVSYLRNMLEEAGYKVGTFTSPYIETFNERISVNGQPISNEAMTALVQEVKPVVERLEHTDLGSATEFEVITIMAFLYFGYHDSVDYVVFETGLGGRYDSTNVVNPMVSIITNIGFDHMAILGDTVEEIAAEKAGIIKKEVPIITGAEQVKALDVITEEANLKQASLFVLGKEFKIENYEPLANGEGFTLKTPYGTFEHLQLNMLGYHQVKNAALAVMAVCYLKEKKKLSISNEQMIKGIQHTKWNGRFEIVNEHPLTIIDGAHNAEGIDSLLSTLRLHYEDRNIHLIFSCLNDKSADRMVQELETIAASITFTSFDFPRARAAGELYEMSTHRNKHMDEEWKKAIAYVKEKATGEQDMVVITGSLYFISEVRAFLLK from the coding sequence ATGATAACGACATATGAAGAAGCGCTTGATTGGATTCATAACAGACTTCGCTTTGGAATCAAGCCGGGGTTAGAACGAATGGAATGGATGCTAGAGCAGCTTGATTTTCCGCAGCAAAATATAAATGCTATTCACGTTGCTGGGACGAATGGTAAAGGTTCTACTGTTTCGTATTTGCGAAATATGTTAGAAGAAGCAGGGTATAAAGTTGGAACGTTTACTTCCCCTTATATCGAAACATTTAATGAGCGGATTAGCGTGAATGGACAGCCTATTTCAAATGAAGCAATGACCGCTCTTGTTCAGGAAGTAAAGCCTGTAGTGGAGCGACTAGAACATACGGACTTAGGGTCAGCAACGGAATTTGAAGTGATTACAATCATGGCTTTTCTTTATTTCGGCTATCATGATTCAGTTGACTATGTTGTGTTTGAAACAGGTCTTGGGGGACGATATGATTCAACAAACGTTGTGAATCCTATGGTGAGTATTATTACAAACATTGGATTTGATCACATGGCGATACTAGGTGATACGGTAGAAGAAATTGCAGCAGAAAAAGCGGGGATTATTAAAAAAGAAGTCCCTATTATTACTGGTGCAGAGCAAGTAAAGGCGCTTGACGTCATTACAGAAGAGGCAAATTTGAAGCAGGCTTCGTTATTTGTGTTAGGAAAAGAATTTAAAATTGAAAACTATGAGCCCTTAGCAAATGGAGAAGGCTTTACGTTAAAAACGCCGTATGGTACATTTGAACACTTGCAATTAAATATGCTTGGCTATCATCAAGTTAAAAATGCAGCTTTGGCTGTGATGGCCGTTTGTTATTTAAAAGAAAAGAAAAAGCTTTCTATCTCCAATGAGCAAATGATAAAAGGGATTCAGCATACAAAGTGGAACGGCCGCTTTGAGATAGTAAATGAGCATCCTTTAACGATTATTGACGGGGCTCATAATGCAGAAGGCATTGATAGCTTGTTATCTACTTTACGCCTTCATTATGAAGATCGAAACATTCATTTAATCTTCAGCTGCTTAAATGATAAAAGCGCTGATCGAATGGTCCAAGAACTTGAAACAATCGCTGCAAGTATTACATTTACGTCGTTTGACTTTCCTCGTGCTCGCGCAGCTGGGGAGCTTTATGAGATGAGTACTCATCGTAATAAGCATATGGACGAGGAGTGGAAAAAAGCAATTGCTTACGTAAAGGAAAAGGCGACAGGTGAACAAGACATGGTCGTGATTACAGGGTCTCTGTATTTTATATCAGAAGTGCGGGCCTTTCTTCTCAAATGA
- a CDS encoding valine--tRNA ligase, protein MSEKEVTLPTKYDPKAVEENRYQYWLDGKFFEATNDPEKEPYTIVIPPPNVTGKLHLGHAWDTTLQDILTRMKRMQGYDVLWLPGMDHAGIATQAKVEEKLRSEGKSRYDLGRENFVAETWKWKEEYASFIRQQWSKLGLGLDYSRERFTLDEGLSKAVREVFVTLYKKGLIYRGEYIINWDPATKTALSDIEVIYKDVQGAFYHMRYPLADGSGHIEIATTRPETMLGDTAVAVHPEDDRYKHLIGKKVVLPIVGREIPIVGDDYVDMEFGSGAVKITPAHDPNDFEIGNRHNLERILVMNQDGTMNDKAGKYEGMDRFACRKQIVKDLQEDGVLFDIEDHMHSVGHSERSGAVVEPYLSTQWFVKMQPLADKAVDLQKQEEKVNFVPDRFEKTYLHWMENIRDWCISRQLWWGHRIPAWYHKETGEVYVDHEAPADIENWEQDSDVLDTWFSSALWPFSTMGWPDVDAADFKRYYPTNVLVTGYDIIFFWVSRMIFQGLEFTGKRPFDDVLIHGLVRDAEGRKMSKSLGNGVDPMEVIEKYGADSLRYFLSTGSSPGQDLRFSFEKVEATWNFANKIWNASRFALMNMDGITFEELDLSGEKSVADKWILTRLNETIEHVTKLADKYEFGEVGRILYNFIWDDFCDWYIEMAKLPLYGEDEAAKKTTRSILAYVLDNTMRLLHPFMPFITEEIWQSLPHEGESITVAKWPEVRAELSDKEAANDMRLLVDIIRAVRNIRAEVNTPMSKQVKLFIKAKDENIQSQLEKNRAYVERFCNPSELVISTDVSLDEKAMTAVVTGAELILPLEGLINIEEEIARLEKEHDKLNKEVERVQKKLNNQGFIAKAPAKVVEEERAKEQDYVEKREAVQSRIAELRG, encoded by the coding sequence ATGTCTGAAAAAGAAGTGACTCTTCCAACGAAGTATGATCCAAAAGCCGTTGAAGAAAATCGTTATCAGTATTGGTTAGACGGGAAGTTTTTTGAAGCAACAAATGACCCTGAAAAAGAGCCATATACAATTGTAATTCCACCCCCAAACGTAACGGGCAAGCTGCATTTAGGCCACGCTTGGGATACAACGTTACAAGACATCTTAACGCGTATGAAGCGCATGCAAGGCTATGACGTTTTATGGCTTCCCGGCATGGACCATGCGGGGATTGCAACGCAGGCAAAAGTAGAAGAAAAGCTTCGCAGCGAAGGGAAAAGCCGCTACGATCTAGGCCGCGAAAATTTTGTAGCCGAAACGTGGAAATGGAAAGAAGAATATGCAAGCTTTATTCGCCAGCAGTGGTCGAAGCTAGGACTTGGCTTAGACTATTCACGCGAGCGCTTCACGCTTGATGAAGGCCTTTCTAAAGCAGTGCGCGAAGTATTCGTAACGCTTTACAAAAAAGGGTTAATCTATCGCGGAGAATATATTATTAACTGGGATCCAGCTACAAAAACAGCTCTTTCAGACATCGAGGTTATTTACAAAGATGTACAAGGTGCGTTTTATCATATGCGCTATCCGTTGGCAGATGGTTCTGGACATATTGAAATCGCAACAACTCGTCCTGAAACAATGCTAGGAGATACGGCTGTAGCTGTTCACCCTGAAGATGATCGCTATAAGCACTTAATCGGCAAAAAGGTTGTCCTTCCGATTGTAGGTCGTGAAATTCCAATCGTAGGCGATGATTATGTAGATATGGAATTCGGTTCTGGTGCAGTAAAAATTACGCCTGCTCATGACCCGAACGATTTTGAAATTGGAAACCGTCATAATTTAGAGCGTATTTTAGTGATGAATCAAGACGGTACGATGAATGACAAAGCAGGTAAATATGAAGGAATGGATCGTTTTGCTTGCCGTAAGCAAATTGTTAAAGACCTTCAAGAAGACGGCGTATTGTTCGACATTGAAGACCACATGCATTCAGTAGGTCACAGTGAACGAAGCGGTGCCGTTGTTGAACCTTATTTATCAACTCAGTGGTTTGTAAAAATGCAGCCGTTAGCAGATAAAGCAGTAGATCTTCAAAAACAAGAAGAAAAAGTAAACTTTGTGCCTGATCGTTTTGAAAAGACATACTTACACTGGATGGAAAATATTCGCGACTGGTGTATTTCGCGTCAGCTTTGGTGGGGACACCGCATTCCAGCTTGGTATCATAAAGAAACTGGAGAAGTATACGTAGATCATGAGGCTCCAGCAGATATCGAAAACTGGGAACAGGATTCAGATGTATTAGACACATGGTTCAGTTCAGCGCTATGGCCGTTCTCAACAATGGGCTGGCCGGATGTGGATGCAGCTGATTTCAAACGCTACTACCCAACAAATGTGCTTGTAACGGGCTACGACATTATTTTCTTCTGGGTATCTCGTATGATTTTCCAAGGTCTTGAATTTACGGGTAAACGTCCGTTTGACGATGTACTTATTCACGGTCTTGTACGAGATGCTGAAGGTCGTAAAATGAGTAAATCACTTGGTAACGGCGTAGATCCAATGGAAGTAATCGAGAAATACGGTGCAGATTCTCTTCGCTATTTCTTATCTACAGGAAGCTCACCGGGACAAGATTTACGCTTTAGCTTTGAAAAAGTCGAAGCGACATGGAACTTTGCAAATAAAATTTGGAATGCTTCTCGTTTCGCATTAATGAACATGGACGGCATCACATTTGAAGAGCTTGATTTATCAGGCGAAAAGTCAGTTGCGGATAAATGGATTTTAACGCGCTTAAATGAAACGATTGAGCACGTAACAAAATTAGCTGACAAATATGAATTTGGTGAAGTTGGACGCATTCTTTATAACTTTATTTGGGATGACTTCTGCGATTGGTACATTGAAATGGCTAAACTTCCTCTTTACGGAGAAGATGAAGCAGCTAAAAAGACCACTCGCTCAATTTTAGCTTATGTACTTGATAACACAATGCGACTTTTACATCCATTCATGCCGTTTATTACTGAAGAAATTTGGCAAAGCTTGCCGCATGAAGGTGAATCAATTACAGTAGCTAAATGGCCGGAAGTACGCGCTGAGCTTTCGGATAAAGAAGCTGCTAACGATATGCGTTTACTTGTAGATATTATCCGTGCTGTTCGTAACATTCGTGCTGAAGTGAACACGCCGATGAGCAAACAAGTAAAATTATTTATTAAAGCTAAAGATGAAAATATTCAAAGTCAGCTTGAAAAGAATCGTGCGTATGTAGAACGTTTCTGTAATCCAAGTGAGCTTGTAATTTCAACCGATGTTTCATTAGATGAAAAAGCGATGACTGCTGTTGTAACAGGCGCAGAATTAATTTTACCTCTTGAAGGTTTAATTAATATCGAAGAAGAAATCGCCCGTTTAGAAAAAGAACACGATAAGTTAAACAAAGAAGTAGAACGTGTACAAAAGAAATTAAACAACCAAGGCTTTATTGCAAAAGCGCCTGCTAAAGTAGTAGAAGAAGAGCGTGCAAAAGAGCAAGATTACGTTGAAAAACGTGAAGCTGTTCAGTCTCGTATTGCTGAATTACGCGGATAA
- the ysxE gene encoding spore coat protein YsxE produces the protein MQRTVADYKVLLKEYDLDVDFIEDYGKVKKVYTKTGVFALKEMANHQERNQNFIQKLQNVYQKGWMGFVPIYQTKRSQPIVSDESGSYYLMPWLPNNPTEERDIRYHKLFQELAKLHGASAQEVEVKKEDIENHYTSMKETWEKRQEELKQYVVECEKKVYMSPFELHYCTFYYEMTRALEFGFGKLDQWNDEMEEKEKIRLVTSHGKLSAKHFIYDERGNGFFINFEHAKDASPIYDLVSFYFRTLRTYPVTTYDSYEWFSTYEKHFALREEERLLLHSYLAFPEPLYQCIVQYRQHKESKTELEHMQSFIRAYWLTKNIEQLNIKIFEVDQQKKMAAEAAAQAQANE, from the coding sequence ATGCAGCGGACAGTAGCAGACTACAAAGTATTGTTAAAAGAATATGACTTAGATGTTGACTTTATCGAAGACTACGGAAAAGTAAAAAAAGTCTATACAAAAACTGGCGTATTTGCGCTTAAAGAAATGGCGAATCATCAAGAGCGAAATCAGAACTTCATTCAAAAGTTGCAGAACGTGTATCAAAAAGGGTGGATGGGCTTTGTCCCTATTTATCAAACGAAGCGTTCTCAGCCCATTGTTTCAGATGAAAGCGGCTCGTATTACTTAATGCCGTGGCTCCCAAATAACCCAACCGAAGAGCGTGATATTCGATATCATAAATTATTTCAAGAGCTTGCTAAGCTTCACGGTGCTTCGGCGCAGGAAGTAGAAGTAAAAAAAGAAGATATAGAAAATCATTATACATCGATGAAAGAAACGTGGGAAAAACGTCAGGAAGAGCTGAAGCAGTACGTAGTAGAATGCGAGAAGAAAGTGTATATGTCCCCGTTTGAGTTGCATTACTGTACATTTTATTATGAAATGACAAGAGCGCTTGAGTTTGGTTTTGGAAAGCTCGATCAGTGGAACGATGAAATGGAAGAAAAGGAAAAGATCCGGCTGGTTACGTCTCATGGAAAGCTATCGGCTAAACATTTTATCTATGACGAACGGGGAAATGGTTTTTTTATTAACTTTGAACATGCAAAAGATGCTTCACCGATTTATGATTTGGTCTCATTTTATTTCCGTACTCTTCGCACGTACCCAGTAACTACCTATGACAGCTATGAGTGGTTTAGTACGTATGAAAAACATTTTGCTCTCAGAGAAGAGGAAAGACTGCTTTTGCACAGTTATTTAGCGTTTCCAGAACCCTTGTATCAGTGTATCGTTCAATATAGGCAGCATAAAGAAAGTAAAACGGAGCTTGAACATATGCAGTCATTTATTCGAGCATACTGGCTGACGAAAAACATTGAACAGCTCAATATTAAAATATTTGAAGTAGATCAGCAAAAAAAAATGGCAGCGGAAGCAGCTGCACAAGCCCAAGCGAACGAATAG
- the spoVID gene encoding stage VI sporulation protein D — MSQDNLSCLRFSVEESVWFQKGQEVSQLLSISLEPQVSIQEYDQYVSIRGALQLTGEYETYEGEHSLREYTNENQVQSISVREDGTAELSHQFPVDITIPKNRIQSIEDVYVSIDLFDYELPGTNQLQLMADLSITGLYGEQHEEQEREEEEEFAEEQHIVSYEEADDAEEVYTENFAQEEEKQEEQEFDVSYREAPALLEAEAIEEDHSEKPPSYFSSVFKKESRAEPVVEYEEEAYEPFEVEVKKEAPIEEEREDNVIELFQLRQEQESFEESQASELNTYADVQQEAEQEKEKIIVEFRKEENESGRNENALYLTKLFSREEEAFSTWKLCIVQDGDSLDTIANRYNTNVQNILRVNNLGDEYELEEGSILNIPVR; from the coding sequence TTGTCGCAGGATAATTTATCATGTCTGCGTTTTTCCGTAGAAGAATCAGTATGGTTTCAAAAAGGACAGGAAGTCTCACAACTTTTGTCTATCTCCTTAGAGCCTCAAGTATCTATTCAAGAATATGACCAATATGTGTCTATTCGAGGAGCATTACAATTAACAGGTGAATACGAAACGTACGAGGGAGAGCACTCGTTACGCGAATATACAAATGAGAATCAAGTGCAATCTATCTCTGTCCGTGAAGACGGAACGGCTGAATTATCACATCAATTTCCTGTTGATATTACCATTCCTAAAAATCGTATTCAAAGTATTGAAGATGTATATGTATCTATTGATTTATTTGATTATGAATTACCAGGCACAAATCAGCTGCAGCTAATGGCTGACTTGTCCATCACAGGATTGTACGGGGAACAGCATGAAGAACAAGAACGAGAAGAAGAGGAAGAGTTTGCGGAAGAACAGCACATCGTCTCCTATGAAGAAGCAGACGATGCTGAAGAGGTATATACTGAAAACTTTGCTCAAGAAGAAGAGAAACAAGAGGAGCAAGAGTTTGACGTAAGCTATCGTGAAGCTCCCGCACTTTTAGAGGCAGAGGCTATTGAAGAAGATCATTCAGAAAAGCCTCCTAGTTATTTTTCATCTGTATTTAAAAAAGAATCTCGTGCTGAGCCGGTCGTGGAATATGAAGAGGAAGCATATGAACCATTTGAAGTCGAAGTGAAAAAAGAGGCACCAATCGAGGAAGAAAGAGAAGACAACGTGATTGAGCTCTTTCAGCTTCGTCAAGAGCAAGAAAGCTTCGAAGAATCGCAAGCTAGTGAATTAAATACGTATGCTGACGTTCAACAAGAGGCTGAGCAAGAAAAGGAAAAGATTATTGTTGAATTTCGGAAAGAAGAAAATGAAAGCGGCCGAAATGAAAACGCCCTTTATTTAACAAAGCTCTTTTCGCGGGAAGAAGAAGCTTTTTCAACGTGGAAGCTTTGTATTGTTCAAGACGGAGATTCGCTTGATACGATAGCAAACCGCTATAATACGAATGTACAAAACATTTTACGAGTGAATAATTTAGGAGATGAATATGAGCTGGAAGAAGGAAGCATCTTAAATATTCCCGTTCGTTAA
- the hemL gene encoding glutamate-1-semialdehyde 2,1-aminomutase, with the protein MRSYEKSKAAFLEAQQLMPGGVNSPVRAFKSVDMDPIFMERGKGATIYDIDGNKYIDYVLSWGPLIHGHSNDQVVEAVKKVTESGTSFGAPTLIENELAKVVIERVPSIEIVRMVSSGTEATMSALRLARGYTGRNKILKFEGCYHGHGDSLLIKAGSGVATLGLPDSPGVPEGIAKNTITVPYNDLESVQYAFKEFGDDIAGVIVEPVAGNMGVVPPQPGFLQGLRDITSEYGSLLIFDEVMTGFRVAYNCAQGYYNITPDLTCLGKVIGGGLPVGAYGGKAEIMERVAPSGPIYQAGTLSGNPLAMTAGYETLTQLTPQSYDEFIRKADRLEEGLMAAAEKYDVPFTVNRAGSMIGFFFTNEQVINYETAKTSNLDYFAAYYREMANEGVFLPPSQFEGMFLSTSHTDADIEHTIAAAEKAFSKLRG; encoded by the coding sequence ATGAGAAGTTATGAAAAGTCAAAAGCAGCTTTTTTAGAAGCGCAGCAACTAATGCCGGGTGGAGTAAACAGTCCTGTTCGTGCATTTAAATCAGTAGATATGGATCCTATTTTTATGGAACGAGGAAAAGGCGCTACGATTTACGATATTGACGGCAACAAATATATTGACTACGTCTTATCATGGGGACCTTTAATTCACGGACATTCCAACGATCAAGTAGTTGAAGCAGTAAAAAAAGTAACGGAATCTGGTACAAGCTTTGGTGCACCAACATTAATTGAAAATGAGCTCGCTAAAGTTGTGATTGAGCGCGTTCCTTCAATCGAAATCGTCCGTATGGTGAGTTCAGGTACGGAAGCAACGATGAGCGCACTGCGTTTAGCGCGTGGCTATACGGGCCGCAACAAAATTTTAAAATTTGAAGGCTGTTACCATGGACACGGTGACTCTCTTCTCATTAAAGCTGGCTCAGGCGTTGCAACGTTAGGCCTACCAGATAGCCCGGGAGTGCCTGAAGGAATCGCTAAAAACACGATTACAGTGCCGTACAATGATTTAGAAAGCGTACAATATGCTTTTAAAGAATTCGGAGATGACATTGCCGGAGTAATCGTTGAACCGGTAGCAGGAAATATGGGTGTGGTACCACCTCAGCCCGGTTTCTTACAAGGGCTTCGTGATATCACATCAGAATATGGCTCACTGCTCATTTTTGATGAAGTAATGACAGGGTTCCGCGTAGCGTACAACTGTGCACAGGGCTACTACAACATTACGCCTGACTTAACTTGCTTAGGAAAAGTAATCGGTGGTGGTTTACCAGTAGGTGCTTACGGTGGTAAAGCTGAAATTATGGAGCGAGTTGCACCAAGCGGCCCGATTTATCAAGCAGGTACATTATCAGGTAATCCGCTTGCGATGACAGCTGGATACGAGACATTAACACAGCTGACACCTCAATCCTACGATGAGTTCATTCGTAAAGCAGATCGCTTAGAAGAAGGATTGATGGCAGCAGCTGAAAAATATGATGTGCCGTTTACCGTAAACCGAGCTGGTTCAATGATCGGTTTCTTCTTCACAAACGAACAGGTCATAAATTACGAAACAGCGAAAACATCGAATTTAGATTATTTTGCAGCTTACTATCGTGAAATGGCTAATGAAGGCGTGTTTTTACCTCCTTCTCAATTCGAAGGAATGTTTTTATCAACTTCTCATACAGATGCAGACATTGAACATACAATTGCAGCAGCTGAAAAAGCTTTTTCAAAGTTGCGTGGATAA
- the hemB gene encoding porphobilinogen synthase, which produces MKDLQITRHRRLRNSVNMRALVRETHLHPEDFIYPIFIVEGEQKRNAVKSMPGVDQISLDYLNDEIQELVDLGIKSAMVFGVPAEKDAVGSQAYHDHGIVQKGIRQIKENFPDFVVIADTCLCQYTDHGHCGVIEDGKILNDPSLDLLARTAVSQAKAGADIIAPSNMMDGFVAAIRHGLDEAGFEDVPVMSYAVKYASAFYGPFRDAAHSSPQFGDRKTYQMDPANRLEALREAESDVEEGADFLIVKPALSYLDIMRDVKNTFNLPVVAYNVSGEYSMIKAAAQNGWVNEKEIVLEKLISMKRAGADLIVTYHAKDAARWLSDK; this is translated from the coding sequence ATGAAAGATTTACAAATTACACGTCATCGTCGTCTTCGTAATTCTGTAAATATGCGTGCGCTTGTACGTGAAACACATTTACATCCGGAAGACTTTATATATCCTATTTTTATTGTAGAAGGTGAACAAAAAAGAAATGCTGTAAAATCAATGCCAGGTGTGGACCAAATTTCTTTAGACTACTTGAATGATGAAATCCAAGAGTTAGTCGATTTAGGAATCAAGTCAGCTATGGTATTTGGTGTTCCCGCTGAAAAAGATGCGGTCGGCTCACAGGCATACCATGACCACGGAATTGTCCAAAAAGGTATTCGTCAAATTAAAGAAAATTTTCCAGATTTTGTTGTTATCGCAGATACATGCTTGTGTCAATACACAGATCATGGCCACTGTGGTGTAATTGAAGACGGAAAAATCTTAAACGATCCTAGCCTTGACTTATTAGCGCGTACAGCGGTTAGTCAAGCTAAAGCAGGAGCGGATATTATTGCGCCTTCAAACATGATGGACGGTTTCGTGGCAGCTATTCGCCACGGTCTAGACGAAGCTGGATTTGAAGATGTGCCGGTGATGTCTTATGCTGTTAAATATGCATCTGCTTTTTACGGACCATTCCGTGATGCAGCGCATTCTTCTCCTCAATTTGGAGACCGTAAAACATATCAAATGGACCCAGCTAATCGCTTAGAGGCACTTCGAGAAGCGGAATCTGATGTCGAAGAAGGAGCAGATTTCTTAATTGTAAAACCAGCTCTATCATATTTAGATATTATGCGCGATGTGAAAAATACGTTTAATTTACCTGTAGTGGCTTATAATGTGAGCGGTGAATATTCAATGATTAAAGCGGCAGCTCAAAACGGCTGGGTAAATGAAAAAGAGATTGTTCTTGAAAAATTAATTAGCATGAAGCGTGCAGGAGCGGATTTAATTGTAACGTATCATGCTAAAGACGCAGCACGCTGGTTATCTGACAAGTAA
- a CDS encoding uroporphyrinogen-III synthase: MSHEAPLFLKKVLITREAKQAHSFAAQIKKLGGIPLSLPVLTFARSNNEKEVEDVLLSIDCFDWIVFTSQNGISFFFEWLKELNISRSALKRLKVAAVGEKTAKLLEKYDVNVQLVPKEYVAESLLESLKANVLHHERVLLVRGQLARSVLKDGLKECEVTDLVVYQTIRNQGSERLVKQHLETGIDAITFTSSSTVRFFVESVKDIPNWLELINETKVVCIGPITSQTASEYGIKHLVPNTYTINGMIDMLVSCFE, translated from the coding sequence ATGAGTCATGAGGCTCCTCTTTTTTTGAAAAAAGTTTTGATTACAAGAGAAGCGAAGCAGGCTCATTCATTTGCAGCACAGATTAAAAAGCTTGGAGGCATACCTTTAAGCTTACCAGTCCTCACGTTTGCACGTTCTAACAATGAAAAAGAAGTGGAAGATGTCCTGCTGTCGATTGACTGTTTTGATTGGATTGTTTTTACAAGTCAAAACGGCATTTCTTTTTTCTTTGAATGGCTAAAAGAGTTAAATATCAGTCGGAGTGCTTTAAAAAGATTAAAAGTGGCTGCGGTTGGAGAAAAAACCGCAAAATTGCTGGAAAAATACGATGTTAACGTGCAACTTGTTCCAAAAGAATACGTTGCCGAATCACTTCTTGAGTCGTTAAAAGCAAATGTGTTACATCACGAGCGAGTTCTCCTTGTACGAGGACAATTAGCCCGCTCTGTTTTAAAAGATGGGTTAAAAGAGTGTGAGGTAACGGATTTAGTTGTATATCAGACCATTCGAAATCAAGGCTCTGAACGCTTGGTTAAGCAACATTTAGAAACAGGAATTGATGCCATTACTTTTACAAGTTCTTCTACAGTGAGATTTTTTGTCGAGTCAGTTAAAGATATTCCGAATTGGCTTGAGCTTATAAATGAAACCAAAGTTGTTTGCATCGGTCCTATTACGAGTCAGACAGCGAGCGAATATGGAATTAAGCATCTTGTTCCTAACACATACACAATAAATGGTATGATAGATATGTTGGTTAGTTGTTTTGAATAA
- the hemC gene encoding hydroxymethylbilane synthase, whose protein sequence is MRKIIVGSRRSKLALTQTKWVIEQLKKQGLPFEFEIKEMVTKGDKILNVTLSKVGGKGLFVKEIEQAMLDKEIDMAVHSMKDMPAVLPEGLTIGCIPLREDHRDALISKNGERFEELPSGAVIGTSSLRRGAQLLSMRSDIEIKWIRGNIDTRLEKLKNEDYDAIILAAAGLSRMGWSRDTVTQYLEPEISVPAVGQGALAIECRENDDELLSLLQTLNHDETARAVRAERVFLKEMEGGCQVPIAGYGRIVDGGNIELTSLVASPDGKTIYKEHITGKDPVAIGSEAASRLTSQGAKLLIDRVKEELDK, encoded by the coding sequence ATGCGAAAAATTATTGTCGGCTCTCGTCGAAGCAAACTTGCGTTAACACAGACCAAGTGGGTCATTGAACAGTTAAAAAAACAAGGTCTTCCTTTTGAGTTTGAAATTAAAGAAATGGTGACAAAAGGGGACAAAATTTTAAATGTAACGCTGTCCAAAGTAGGCGGTAAAGGTCTTTTTGTAAAAGAAATTGAACAAGCCATGTTAGATAAAGAAATTGATATGGCCGTTCATAGTATGAAAGATATGCCGGCTGTTTTGCCAGAAGGATTAACGATTGGATGTATTCCTTTACGAGAAGATCACCGTGATGCGCTTATTTCAAAAAATGGTGAGCGATTTGAGGAGCTGCCAAGCGGTGCTGTGATTGGGACAAGCAGCTTGCGTCGAGGGGCACAGCTTCTATCTATGCGTTCAGATATCGAAATTAAATGGATTCGAGGAAATATCGATACACGCCTAGAGAAATTAAAAAATGAAGATTACGATGCGATTATCTTGGCCGCTGCAGGACTATCTCGTATGGGCTGGTCGAGAGATACGGTCACTCAGTACCTAGAGCCGGAAATAAGTGTTCCTGCTGTAGGACAAGGAGCTTTAGCTATCGAATGCCGAGAAAATGACGATGAATTATTATCGCTTCTTCAAACTCTAAATCATGATGAAACGGCTCGTGCTGTTAGAGCTGAACGCGTATTTTTAAAAGAGATGGAAGGCGGATGCCAAGTGCCGATTGCGGGATATGGGCGTATAGTAGACGGTGGAAATATTGAGCTAACGTCGCTAGTCGCATCTCCTGATGGCAAAACGATTTATAAAGAGCACATTACGGGAAAAGACCCCGTTGCTATCGGTTCAGAAGCTGCTAGTCGCTTAACATCTCAAGGAGCTAAGCTTTTAATTGACCGCGTAAAAGAGGAGCTGGACAAATAA